From a region of the Defluviitalea raffinosedens genome:
- a CDS encoding glycoside hydrolase family 65 protein gives MSYKRIFEIDEWKVIEKSLHKEDMRLAESITSLGNGYMGMRGNFEEKYSGDMHRGTYIAGVWFPDPTRVGWWKNGYPKYFGKVINATNFIGIDVFVDGEELDLYKTEIEEYYRELDMKNGMLYRRFIANMSGKRTLFEVTRFVSIANKELCLISYEATPLNYDGEITFVPYLDGDVFNEDSNYNEQFWLEVDQGISPKEGHLIMKTKENPFGTPRFTVCTSMRTEASADCDVEVLKKDKYVGNKLVFKAKKDEKIQLIKYISVVTSRDYEETALKDEAFKVLDEAVKVGFNGLKEKHSQAWHKRWEKADVEIKGDPEAQQGIRFNLFQMFSTYYGDDPRLNIGPKGFTGEKYGGATYWDTEAYALPMYLSVADQEVARNLLLYRYNQLEGAYHNARQQGLKGALYPMVTFTGVECHNEWEITFEEIHRNGAIAYAIYNYVNYTGDKEYLHPYGIDVLVGISRFWADRVHYHKKKDVYMIHGVTGPNEYENNVNNNWYTNTMAAWTLSYTLKVIDYLNSTNNNARLKELNVTEEEKAKWKEITDKMYYPYDEELGIFVQHDTFLDKDLMTVDQLSPEDRPLNQKWSWDKILRSCFIKQADVLQGLYFLNDQFTFEEKKRNFEFYEPMTVHESSLSSCIHSILAAELKMEEKAVEMYKRTARLDLDNYNNDTEDGLHITSMSGSWLSIVQGFAGMRTFNEELSFSPFIPKDWESYSFKINYRDRLIKVLVDKKEIKISLEKGEALDLKLYGEKITLKDTYQCPLTQR, from the coding sequence ATGAGTTATAAAAGAATTTTCGAAATCGATGAATGGAAAGTTATTGAAAAAAGTCTCCACAAAGAAGATATGCGACTGGCAGAGAGTATCACATCTTTAGGAAACGGATATATGGGAATGAGAGGTAACTTTGAAGAAAAGTACAGTGGAGACATGCACAGAGGCACATATATTGCAGGAGTATGGTTCCCTGATCCGACTCGAGTAGGATGGTGGAAGAATGGCTATCCCAAATATTTTGGTAAAGTCATTAATGCAACCAATTTTATTGGTATAGATGTTTTCGTTGACGGAGAAGAATTAGACCTTTATAAGACTGAGATAGAAGAATACTACAGAGAATTAGACATGAAAAACGGAATGCTCTACAGACGATTTATTGCCAATATGTCTGGAAAAAGAACTTTGTTTGAAGTTACAAGATTCGTAAGTATCGCCAATAAAGAGCTTTGCCTGATTTCTTATGAAGCTACACCTTTAAATTATGACGGAGAAATCACATTTGTTCCTTATTTAGATGGTGACGTATTCAATGAAGATTCCAATTACAATGAGCAATTCTGGCTGGAAGTTGATCAAGGGATCAGTCCTAAAGAAGGACATTTGATCATGAAAACCAAAGAAAATCCTTTTGGCACCCCAAGATTTACAGTATGCACCAGCATGAGAACAGAAGCTTCTGCAGATTGTGATGTTGAGGTACTTAAAAAGGATAAATATGTAGGCAATAAACTCGTCTTTAAGGCTAAAAAAGATGAGAAGATTCAACTGATTAAATATATTTCAGTAGTGACATCGAGAGATTATGAAGAAACAGCCCTTAAAGATGAAGCTTTTAAAGTTCTGGATGAAGCAGTTAAGGTAGGATTTAACGGATTAAAAGAAAAACATTCCCAGGCATGGCATAAGAGATGGGAAAAAGCAGATGTTGAAATTAAAGGAGATCCGGAAGCACAGCAGGGGATTCGATTCAATCTTTTCCAGATGTTCTCAACTTATTATGGGGACGATCCAAGATTAAATATAGGACCTAAAGGTTTTACAGGAGAAAAATATGGTGGAGCAACTTACTGGGATACGGAAGCTTATGCACTACCCATGTACTTATCCGTTGCAGATCAGGAAGTAGCAAGAAATCTCTTGCTCTATAGATACAATCAGTTAGAAGGTGCATACCACAATGCAAGGCAACAGGGATTAAAAGGTGCCCTATATCCCATGGTTACCTTTACAGGTGTAGAATGTCATAACGAATGGGAAATCACCTTTGAAGAAATTCACCGTAACGGAGCCATCGCTTATGCAATTTATAATTATGTAAATTACACAGGAGATAAAGAATATCTCCACCCTTATGGAATAGATGTTTTAGTAGGTATCTCCAGATTCTGGGCGGACAGAGTACATTACCATAAGAAAAAAGATGTTTACATGATTCATGGGGTAACAGGTCCTAACGAATATGAAAACAATGTCAACAACAACTGGTACACCAATACCATGGCAGCATGGACTCTTTCATACACCCTGAAAGTGATTGATTATCTGAACAGTACCAATAATAATGCACGCCTGAAGGAACTGAATGTAACCGAAGAAGAAAAAGCAAAATGGAAAGAAATTACTGATAAAATGTACTATCCCTATGATGAAGAATTGGGAATATTCGTTCAGCATGATACCTTCTTAGATAAAGACTTAATGACAGTGGATCAGTTATCTCCAGAAGACAGACCTCTTAATCAAAAATGGTCATGGGATAAGATCCTTCGTTCCTGCTTCATTAAACAGGCAGATGTACTGCAAGGACTTTATTTCCTAAACGATCAATTCACTTTCGAAGAAAAGAAAAGGAATTTTGAGTTCTATGAACCTATGACGGTGCATGAATCCAGCTTATCTTCCTGTATTCATTCTATATTGGCAGCAGAACTCAAAATGGAAGAAAAAGCTGTAGAAATGTATAAACGTACTGCGAGACTGGACCTTGATAACTATAACAATGATACAGAAGACGGACTTCATATTACTTCCATGTCCGGAAGCTGGCTTTCTATTGTTCAAGGTTTTGCAGGCATGAGAACATTTAATGAAGAACTGTCTTTCTCACCATTTATTCCTAAAGACTGGGAAAGCTATTCCTTTAAAATCAACTATAGAGACAGACTCATTAAAGTTTTAGTTGATAAGAAAGAGATAAAAATTTCTCTGGAAAAAGGTGAAGCTTTGGACCTCAAGTTATATGGAGAAAAGATCACTTTAAAAGATACTTATCAATGTCCTTTAACACAACGTTAA
- a CDS encoding HAD family hydrolase has protein sequence MKAFIFDMDGVIIDSQPIHFEVDTMILKDMGVDIDQKELEKYAGRANEDIWSTLKEKYNLKPTVPEIIDRLVSKKVQIFRESDIGPIDGIIDLLKALHEAKIPMAVASSSPIELIETVMEKFNIRHYFSYIISGDEVHKSKPDPDIYLTAAQKIHVEPKDCVVLEDSKNGVLAAKAAGMKCIGFHNPNSGDQDLSNADVIVESIREVIQMIK, from the coding sequence ATGAAAGCATTTATTTTTGACATGGATGGGGTTATTATAGACAGTCAGCCGATTCATTTTGAAGTGGACACCATGATTTTAAAAGACATGGGAGTGGATATAGATCAAAAGGAATTGGAAAAGTATGCCGGCAGGGCTAACGAAGATATATGGTCTACACTTAAAGAAAAATATAATTTAAAGCCGACTGTGCCTGAAATTATAGACCGTTTAGTAAGTAAGAAGGTCCAGATTTTTAGAGAATCAGACATTGGACCGATAGATGGAATTATTGATTTACTTAAGGCATTGCATGAAGCGAAAATCCCTATGGCCGTGGCATCTTCTTCCCCGATAGAATTGATAGAAACCGTTATGGAAAAGTTTAATATCAGACATTATTTTTCTTATATCATTAGCGGAGATGAAGTCCATAAAAGCAAACCGGATCCGGATATTTATCTGACCGCTGCACAAAAAATCCATGTGGAACCAAAGGACTGTGTTGTTTTGGAAGACAGTAAAAACGGTGTCCTGGCTGCAAAGGCTGCAGGTATGAAATGCATAGGATTTCACAATCCTAATTCAGGAGATCAGGATTTGTCTAATGCGGATGTAATCGTTGAAAGCATTAGAGAAGTTATTCAAATGATTAAATAA
- a CDS encoding SPL family radical SAM protein, translating to MANYKEITCSVACNKLKRKMPYSWDLNIYRGCEHGCIYCYAMYSHQYLDSEQYFDDIYVKTNIVEQLEQQLSSRSWKREVVNIGGVTDSYQPIEAQYKIMPEILKLMIKYKTPCIISTKSDLILRDYNLIEELARITYVNVAATITCMDEEIRRKIESNGVDSLKRFAMLKEFSKTNASTGLHFMPIIPYITDTRENVDSLYAYARDSSVDYVLPGTLYLRGKTREVFFDFIKKEFPDLYEELTLLYKTGGADKEYKNKLYLMVNEIKAKYNLSGSYSKPMKEKLNQAENIQLSLF from the coding sequence ATGGCAAATTATAAGGAAATAACCTGTTCTGTTGCCTGCAATAAATTAAAAAGGAAGATGCCCTATTCCTGGGATTTGAATATATACCGAGGGTGTGAACATGGCTGTATATATTGTTATGCAATGTACTCTCATCAGTATTTAGATTCCGAACAGTATTTTGATGATATATATGTAAAGACCAATATTGTAGAGCAGTTGGAACAACAACTGAGCAGTCGTTCCTGGAAAAGAGAAGTTGTTAATATAGGTGGAGTAACGGATAGTTATCAGCCTATAGAAGCACAATATAAGATCATGCCTGAGATCTTAAAATTAATGATTAAATATAAAACTCCCTGTATTATTTCCACAAAGTCAGATTTAATTCTGCGAGATTATAATTTGATTGAAGAACTTGCCCGTATTACCTATGTAAATGTAGCAGCTACTATTACCTGTATGGATGAAGAAATTCGCAGAAAAATAGAATCAAACGGGGTAGATTCTCTAAAAAGATTTGCTATGTTAAAAGAATTTTCAAAAACAAATGCATCCACAGGACTGCACTTTATGCCAATCATCCCCTACATTACGGATACCCGTGAAAATGTTGATTCATTGTATGCCTATGCCAGGGATTCCAGTGTAGATTATGTTCTTCCTGGAACCTTATATTTAAGGGGAAAAACAAGAGAGGTCTTCTTTGATTTTATAAAAAAGGAATTTCCGGATTTGTATGAAGAGCTGACCTTATTATATAAAACCGGCGGTGCAGATAAGGAATATAAGAATAAACTCTATTTGATGGTCAATGAAATAAAGGCAAAATATAATCTTTCAGGCAGCTACTCAAAGCCTATGAAAGAAAAATTAAATCAAGCTGAGAATATACAGTTATCACTTTTTTAA
- a CDS encoding homocysteine synthase — MSNKQFRFDTIQVHGGQEVDPTTKARAVPIYQTTSYVFDNAQHAEDLFALKESGNIYTRIMNPTTDVFEKRIAQLEGGVGALAVASGSAAITYAVINILGAGDELVAASTLYGGTYNLFANTLPRYGITTHFVDPDDPENFRTAITDKTKAIFIESIGNPGINIIDIEAVAKIAHENKIPLIVDNTFATPYLLRPFEYGADIVVHSATKFIGGHGTSIGGVIVDSGNFDWEASGKFPILTEPDRSYHNIQFTKAVGRLAYITKARVTLLRDTGASLSPFNAFLFLQGLETLSLRVRAHVSNTQKIAEFLQSHPAVAWVNYPGLPGNKYYELAKKYFPRGVGSIFTFGIKGGEKKAKEFIDKLELFSNLANVADAKSLVIHPASTTHQQLSPEEQLSAGVTPDMIRLSIGIEDAEDLIDDIKQALE, encoded by the coding sequence ATGAGTAATAAGCAGTTTAGGTTTGATACCATCCAAGTTCATGGAGGGCAAGAAGTAGATCCCACAACAAAGGCAAGAGCCGTACCTATTTACCAGACCACTTCTTATGTTTTTGACAATGCACAACATGCGGAAGATTTATTTGCACTTAAAGAAAGCGGAAATATCTATACCCGTATTATGAATCCTACCACCGATGTATTTGAAAAAAGGATTGCACAGTTAGAAGGCGGTGTAGGTGCATTGGCGGTAGCTTCCGGTTCAGCGGCAATCACTTATGCAGTGATCAATATTTTAGGTGCTGGAGATGAGCTTGTTGCAGCATCCACCCTATATGGAGGAACTTATAACTTATTTGCCAATACCCTTCCCCGTTACGGAATTACGACACATTTTGTAGATCCAGACGATCCGGAAAATTTCAGAACGGCCATTACGGATAAGACGAAAGCAATTTTTATAGAATCCATTGGAAATCCGGGAATCAATATTATAGACATTGAAGCAGTGGCAAAAATCGCCCATGAAAACAAAATTCCTCTCATTGTAGACAACACTTTTGCAACACCTTATTTGCTAAGACCTTTTGAATATGGAGCAGATATTGTTGTTCATTCTGCAACGAAATTTATTGGCGGGCATGGCACATCTATTGGTGGTGTGATCGTAGATTCCGGAAACTTTGACTGGGAAGCCAGCGGCAAATTCCCAATACTTACTGAGCCGGACAGAAGCTATCATAATATTCAATTTACAAAAGCTGTGGGAAGGCTTGCATATATTACGAAAGCAAGAGTAACCCTTTTAAGAGATACCGGTGCATCCCTTAGTCCATTTAATGCCTTCTTATTCTTACAAGGCCTTGAAACCCTCTCCTTAAGAGTAAGAGCCCATGTTTCCAATACACAAAAAATAGCAGAATTCTTGCAAAGTCATCCGGCTGTTGCTTGGGTAAATTATCCTGGATTGCCAGGCAATAAATACTATGAATTGGCTAAAAAGTATTTCCCAAGAGGAGTAGGTTCCATCTTTACCTTTGGAATCAAAGGAGGAGAAAAGAAAGCTAAGGAATTCATCGACAAGCTTGAGCTCTTCTCAAATTTAGCGAATGTTGCAGATGCTAAATCCTTAGTCATTCATCCTGCAAGTACTACCCATCAGCAATTATCTCCAGAAGAGCAATTAAGTGCAGGGGTTACACCGGATATGATCAGATTATCCATAGGAATAGAAGATGCAGAAGATTTAATTGATGATATCAAGCAAGCGCTGGAATAA